Part of the Musa acuminata AAA Group cultivar baxijiao chromosome BXJ2-7, Cavendish_Baxijiao_AAA, whole genome shotgun sequence genome is shown below.
CGCACACGTCTACGGCAATGTGCCGCTCCTCCCTTCGCCCGAAGATCGACTCCGACGACGGTGGCGGGACAATCCCAACGATGGCCGCGCCGCTGCGACGGGGCGCCGGAAAAAAGTGGCGTCCAGAAGGAGGGCTCTCTTGCGGCGCCGAGCGCGGGGCAGGTGTTACTCCTCGGCCGACGACGATAGTGGGTGGTTTAGCAGCGACGAGGAAACCGAAACGTTGATGTCGACGACCGACGTGGAGCCCTCGGACACCGTGCTGCGACGCCGCCGCCGTTGCCGGCGGAAGAGCGTCATCCGCGGCGACGGAAGGAGCAGCTGGCCATCGCCGGAGGGTGCGGCGGCGGTGAAGAGGCTGATCCCGTGCGCGGCGCCGGCGGTGAGGGAGAGCTTCGCGGTCGTGAAGCTGTCGGAGGATCCCAGGGAGGACTTCCTGCGGTCGATGGCGGAgatggtggtggagaaggagatcTTCGACGCTGGTGGTTTGGAGCAGCTGCTGCGATGCTTCCTGTCCCTGAATTCACGCCAACACCACCCCGCAATCGTCACGGCCTTCGAGGAAATCTGGGACTCCCTTTTTCCGGCGGTGGCTGCGGGCACCGACGCTGCCCGGCGCCGCTCTTCCCCGCACTCTACGTTGTAGCTGTAGTTAAGTATCAGTACTATTTGCCTATCTCCGTGGTTGTGTGCTTGTATTGGCTGTGCCATTGTGTGGATACTTAGCACGATTAGTAAAGCAAttccatttgtatatatatatctttgtagTGTGACTGAATCATCATTCTTGAATTAAACCATGAAACCATAATCATCAACACTGTAATATAGATTGTGATCTGTTTCTGAGCTAATCCATTGGGTAAGTCATTTCCTGTAATGATTAGTTGCCAAAATCCTTCACTAGAAGGTGTCAAAGAAACTGATGACATTTCCATGAACAAGCAATAGCCTATTCTTATTACCCAAGAACAGATCATAGACTTTGTTTGTCATTCCTCTGCATTTGATTCAAACACAAGAAAGGTATTGGAGTCCAcattgagaagaagaagaagaaggttgatcAAATAGTATACAACATGGAAGAATTCAAGGTAGTGGCAGGAAGAAGGGGCCTTAATGGGCATGCGTGCTGTTTAGCTTTGTCTTCATGATGCCACCACGTTCATATCATGATGCTTGATTTCAATTCATTCTCACCATGTTCATATCATGATGCTTGGCCT
Proteins encoded:
- the LOC103992859 gene encoding transcription repressor OFP7-like; this translates as MAKRLRLCLSRVLPSFHAFRSKDNGAASSSLNSDEGFDVDFHDHPPPLPLPLPRRPHPPLVSASCCRPSRRRSRPARESVSDVPRPAPLPPRETPAYLWRKEEKWWHVVPCVSAHVYGNVPLLPSPEDRLRRRWRDNPNDGRAAATGRRKKVASRRRALLRRRARGRCYSSADDDSGWFSSDEETETLMSTTDVEPSDTVLRRRRRCRRKSVIRGDGRSSWPSPEGAAAVKRLIPCAAPAVRESFAVVKLSEDPREDFLRSMAEMVVEKEIFDAGGLEQLLRCFLSLNSRQHHPAIVTAFEEIWDSLFPAVAAGTDAARRRSSPHSTL